In a single window of the Danio rerio strain Tuebingen ecotype United States chromosome 20, GRCz12tu, whole genome shotgun sequence genome:
- the bloc1s2 gene encoding biogenesis of lysosome-related organelles complex 1 subunit 2 isoform 1 (isoform 1 is encoded by transcript variant 1), giving the protein MAATGDEAAAMDSISKAPAPPTELNLTAEPENSREATTSDTTENQKPKRPSNNNDGGVETAEEATEPAEPDINELCRDMFDKMSVFLQGELTATCEDYKLLENMNKLTSLKYMEMKDISINISRNLQDLNQKYASLQPYLDQINQIEEQVTALEQAAYKLDTYSKKLEAKFKKLEKR; this is encoded by the exons ATGGCCGCTACGGGGGATGAGGCCGCGGCGATGGACAGCATCAGTAAAGCACCGGCTCCCCCGACAGAGCTCAACCTCACAGCCGAGCCCGAGAACAGCAGAGAGGCGACCACCAGCGACACGACAGAGAACCAGAAACCCAAAAGACCCAGTAATAACA ATGACGGAGGTGTGGAGACAGCAGAAGAAGCCACTGAACCCGCTGAACCAGATATCAATGAGCTCTGCAGAGACATGTTCGACAAAATGTCGGTTTTCTTGCAGGGAGAGCTCactg CTACCTGTGAGGACTACAAACTCCTGGAGAACATGAACAAACTCACCAGTTTGAAGTACATGGAGATGAAGGACATATCTATCAACATCAGCCGAAATCTGCAAGACCTCAATCAGAAAT ATGCCAGCTTGCAGCCTTATCTGGATCAGATTAACCAGATCGAAGAGCAGGTTACAGCTCTGGAACAGGCAGCTTATAAACTAGACACTTATTCAAAAAAACTGG AGGCCAAGTTTAAGAAACTGGAGAAGCGGTGA
- the bloc1s2 gene encoding biogenesis of lysosome-related organelles complex 1 subunit 2 isoform 2 (isoform 2 is encoded by transcript variant 2) — MAATGDEAAAMDSISKAPAPPTELNLTAEPENSREATTSDTTENQKPKRPNDGGVETAEEATEPAEPDINELCRDMFDKMSVFLQGELTATCEDYKLLENMNKLTSLKYMEMKDISINISRNLQDLNQKYASLQPYLDQINQIEEQVTALEQAAYKLDTYSKKLEAKFKKLEKR; from the exons ATGGCCGCTACGGGGGATGAGGCCGCGGCGATGGACAGCATCAGTAAAGCACCGGCTCCCCCGACAGAGCTCAACCTCACAGCCGAGCCCGAGAACAGCAGAGAGGCGACCACCAGCGACACGACAGAGAACCAGAAACCCAAAAGACCCA ATGACGGAGGTGTGGAGACAGCAGAAGAAGCCACTGAACCCGCTGAACCAGATATCAATGAGCTCTGCAGAGACATGTTCGACAAAATGTCGGTTTTCTTGCAGGGAGAGCTCactg CTACCTGTGAGGACTACAAACTCCTGGAGAACATGAACAAACTCACCAGTTTGAAGTACATGGAGATGAAGGACATATCTATCAACATCAGCCGAAATCTGCAAGACCTCAATCAGAAAT ATGCCAGCTTGCAGCCTTATCTGGATCAGATTAACCAGATCGAAGAGCAGGTTACAGCTCTGGAACAGGCAGCTTATAAACTAGACACTTATTCAAAAAAACTGG AGGCCAAGTTTAAGAAACTGGAGAAGCGGTGA